The Sebastes umbrosus isolate fSebUmb1 chromosome 4, fSebUmb1.pri, whole genome shotgun sequence genomic sequence TCTTTACTTCCGCGCGTCAACGTGACACCGAGGAGTCCAACTACCTCCCTTTCTTGTGGGGCGACTATTATTCATGCTCTATGCAACAAGaggctctctctcacacacacacaccccttttctctctctctctttcttgctattgctttgctcctgcaGAAGCAGCCCGGGGTGAGGGAGGGACGCAACCAGATCACTTCCAGACTGATCTGATGCCTTTTTACCAAGTCTTTGTCATGCGCTTTTACGCACAGACACTTTTACGCACAGACGCATGCTGTGTGGTTCCGGCATGCTTGTCAAGCCTCAGTACCTGTCGAACCAGGTGGTAAAGTCTCAGTACCTGTCGAACCAGGTTGTAAAGTCTAACAGCTCCTGCTCCTCGGAGCTCAGAGGCTCATAGCTGCCTTCGTCTGACGAGTAGGTGGAGTGAGGTGACTCCGGGTCTGCAGAGTAGCAGCTGTTGGAGAGCGTCGGCGACGGCGGCAAGCCGCACTGGAAAGCGGCCGACACGGCGTCGTGCTCGTCCAGGAGTTGCTGCAGAGCCCGGATGTACTCCACCGCGGACCTCAGGGTCTCCACTTTGCTCATCTTCTTATTGGCGGCGCCGTTGGGCACGTGCTGCCGCAACGTCTGGAAGCCCATGTTGACCTGCTTGACCCGGTTCCTCTCGCGCTCGTTGCGCCGAGCCACCGCGACCGGCTGCTGCTGCGGGATGGAGTAGCCGAGGCCGTTGAAGCTCAGGCGCCGCTTGCAGCGCAGCAGCTCCGGCGAGCTGGAGCG encodes the following:
- the ascl1b gene encoding achaete-scute homolog 1b, translating into METTTITTTQTAFTFGFTERHASLSLHAPAQDCSAATSTSTSNTSTSKVLKRQRSSSPELLRCKRRLSFNGLGYSIPQQQPVAVARRNERERNRVKQVNMGFQTLRQHVPNGAANKKMSKVETLRSAVEYIRALQQLLDEHDAVSAAFQCGLPPSPTLSNSCYSADPESPHSTYSSDEGSYEPLSSEEQELLDFTTWFDRY